From Aedes albopictus strain Foshan chromosome 1, AalbF5, whole genome shotgun sequence, one genomic window encodes:
- the LOC109411053 gene encoding papilin isoform X6 has translation MPIGERFYYRHKAKVTDGTRCNDDSFDVCVDGTCQAVGCDMMLGSNAKEDKCRTCQGDGSGCKTVTGLLDANNLQVGYNDLLLIPAGATNIAISERGPSNNYLAIRNLTGFYHLNGNYRIDFPRAIHFAGSDWHYERRPQGFAAPDKLTCLGPTSESVYLVLLSQDRNVGVNYEYSVPSQSAPVDEPDTYSWTYTPYEPCSVSCGGGVQHRKVTCNSRTILKQVEEGLCDAAARPAESQKCALESCPPQWVEGQWSNCSMPCGSEGKQTRDVHCEQVTPEGVAEKVEDAVCLEHVGNKPATEQECNRGTVCPEWYVSKWTPCNKLCGEGEQTRKVTCYRKEKGRITVLDDSECVTEKPEEKQTCMLRPCEGVDYIASSWSGCEECGSTMETRTVYCASKSGTVYDNKFCANREMPELKRECKSTPCEYQWFTSQWNKCSAVCGKGVQTRTVVCGVFDGQSLKRADDDYKCDASLRPESERECDGPAECPGQWFTGPWTECSKACGGGFMSRKVLCIANGSVVAETNCKVDTIELSTESCNSEDCTDDEIIPVDATSKPLEQDDYDDEEWCEDEDEDATESPDGVLMVTDDSTLVDGVDLESSQVTTESSLETDEMMLSDATGFETGATDADTSTDVSTIEGSGFDFDVDVRVGEGSGDDEEVTTEAVDASSDASSDAETIASSDSVSDGSTLESLSSLKDTSATSTESSSKDVSGTTVASSETSGSTEGATESSSMGSSTEGVSATGSADTTTEGASASSPSGTTTESSSPSSSSETTDSSSTTESSSSTETSDASSDASTTEASSGTTAGSSVASSEGTTGESSTETSTDLSTDDEVIEDFSTESSTVAAESSTDASDGTDSSDVTDSTGASSSTLQGSSTESSDATTDTEETQSTGPTESTVTEETVSTQEPSSTEAVSTVSSVSDASESSEASTESSTDVSDASTDSSTDVESSTFDIWVRGVDGDEDESSTPYTLTSIISKEQKPRKCKPRPATPLCAKSKFGCCPDDKTKATGPFDEGCPVPETCKETKHGCCPDGVSPAKGSKNRGCPKSECAESLFGCCPDKVTPSEGNDFEGCPVETTTVAGCVISKHGCCADGVTEAKGPNYKGCPGVKEPEEEKPLEQLTEVPVAAGCAESTYGCCPDNVTAATGPNEEGCASCAKEPFGCCPDGKTPAHGWNREGCCLETPYGCCPDNINPARGPSLEGCGCEYSPYGCCPDNKTSARGHDNVGCGCQYAEFGCCPDKETDAEGPDFAGCPCHAFQFGCCPDGVTAAKGPHNHGCHCSYSEFKCCSDGQTPAQGPNFEGCTCATSKYGCCPDGVNEAQGSKFEGCELVPESPQKACVLKKDMGTCHNYTVKYFFDVEYGGCGRFWYGGCDGNKNRFDTAEDCKNVCEMPEGKDRCHLPKITGPCTGYYPMWYYDTDRNTCAQFTYGGCLGNANRFETLEECKGTCVVDDSMPPCDQPMEAGPCNGTFARWYYEKERDACEPFLYGGCKGNKNNYPTESSCNYHCKKPGVHKPSCTLPMEAGSCDGKLARWHFARDDNKCMPFYYTGCGGNHNQFISLDQCEEQCPPKVEKDVCFLPAEIGECQNYTAHWYFDTKESRCRQFYYGGCGGNGNNFADEDACVNRCVQGGEKAPEPVQPDQPPHREHFDSRQCFLEVDSGDRSCQNYERRYHYDRSAGICMEFTYTGCGGNQNNFERYDECESSCGSVEDACTLRPFYGRCDENETRWYYDQRSQRCHTFTFSGCQGNANNFYTEQDCERQCRTEPAPAPEQEREPERQPERPAQPTASVCDEPYEYGTGDNPVIVHVYNKERASCEQNYYSGEGGNGNRFDSQEQCERQCGEYRGVDVCQDAKDSGPCGETIPRYYYDTRTRACHPFNYSGCEGNGNRFATAQECESTCEDKHVENEVDPCESYNEECRQIHCPYGIARSYDPTNDCERCSCEEPCAAVRCPAGTECAVDLQSDYRDGATFVAICRPTSKEGECPRLANATVCQDACRTDADCRSDNKCCQAGCATVCVPPVEPPARPEPSYPTGEPAAPGLETVPEEDLDIKSEEGGVATLRCYATGFPPPSIRWKKGEVVLNTNQGRFVLTSSGDLQIVQLHRTDSGTYVCIADNGVGEPVFREVKLQVNDPVPRDAYIVGDSNATEVVELNEPATLRCPAGGYPKPIVTWWRETFMMPIKLINRDYSLQFTRVRLSDLGSYVCQAYSGAGKGISRTVTLKAYGPVHIPDPVDEKYLRYIVHTRPTHAPTYRPVPPQYPRPTPPVVHTPPPPPVYVPDPAPVSARQELPYGTQFAPNSNITIGCKVDGYPRPTVNWFKDGRIMEPTNRVFIADDHTLHVFGALPSDSGSYKCLARNEHSEAFEENNIRVEGVYIPAGCTDNPFLAKCSLIVEARFCNHKYYARFCCKSCTLAGQLRH, from the exons ATGCCCATTGGAGAGCGATTCTACTACCGTCACAAAGCGAAGGTAACCGATGGTACGCGGTGTAATGATGATTCCTTCGATGTCTGCGTCGACGGAACTTGTCAAGCAGTTGGATGTGACATGATGCTCGGGTCCAACGCCAAAGAAGACAAATGCCGAACCTGCCAGGGAGATGGAAGTGGGTGCAAAACTGTCACGGGGCTTTTGGACGCCAACAACCTCCAGGTTGGCTACAACGACCTCCTGTTGATCCCAGCGGGAGCTACCAACATCGCAATCAGCGAACGAGGCCCGTCCAACAACTACCTAGCTATTCGAAACCTTACAGGTTTCTACCACCTTAACGGCAACTACCGTATCGACTTCCCACGAGCAATCCACTTCGCCGGAAGCGATTGGCATTACGAACGAAGACCACAAGGCTTCGCTGCTCCCGATAAGCTGACCTGCTTGGGACCCACCAGTGAATCCGTATATTTGGTCCTACTATCTCAAGATCGCAACGTCGGAGTAAACTACGAATACAGTGTACCGTCCCAGTCCGCTCCGGTCGATGAACCGGACACCTACTCTTGGACCTACACGCCCTACGAACCGTGCTCCGTAAGCTGTGGCGGTGGTGTTCAACATAGGAAAGTGACCTGCAACAGTCGAACGATTCTGAAACAAGTCGAGGAAGGTTTGTGCGACGCAGCGGCTCGGCCAGCCGAATCTCAGAAGTGTGCACTCGAATCTTGTCCACCACAATGGGTGGAAGGCCAGTGGAGCAACTGTTCCATGCCATGCGGCAGCGAAGGCAAACAAACTCGGGATGTGCACTGCGAACAAGTTACTCCTGAAGG AGTTGCGGAAAAAGTTGAAGACGCCGTCTGTCTAGAGCACGTAGGTAACAAGCCAGCTACAGAGCAGGAATGCAACCGAGGAACCGTTTGTCCGGAGTGGTACGTCAGCAAGTGGACTCCT TGCAACAAACTATGCGGTGAAGGTGAGCAAACGCGTAAAGTGACCTGCTATCGAAAGGAGAAAGGACGCATCACGGTTCTGGACGATTCGGAATGTGTTACCGAGAAACCGGAAGAAAAGCAAACCTGTATGCTACGACCTTGCGAAGGCGTCGACTACATAGCTTCGTCCTGGAGTGGG TGCGAAGAGTGCGGATCAACGATGGAAACACGGACCGTGTACTGCGCATCCAAGTCGGGAACGGTGTACGACAACAAGTTCTGCGCGAACCGTGAAATGCCAGAGCTGAAACGGGAGTGCAAGTCGACCCCTTGCGAGTACCAATGGTTCACGTCTCAGTGGAACAAGTGTTCGGCGGTGTGCGGCAAGGGTGTACAAACGCGAACCGTTGTGTGCGGAGTATTCGACGGTCAGTCGTTGAAGCGAGCGGATGATGACTACAAGTGCGATGCGTCGTTGCGACCCGAGAGCGAGCGGGAATGCGATGGACCGGCGGAATGTCCTGGACAGTGGTTTACTGGGCCGTGGACGGAGTGCTCTAAGGCATGTGGAGGAGGATTTATGTCTAGAAAGGTATTATGTATAGCTAATGGAAGTGTAGTGGCTGAGACTAACTGCAAGGTGGACACCATTGAGTTGAGCACAGAATCGTGCAACAGCGAAGACTGCACAGATGACGAAATCATTCCAGTTGATGCGACCAGTAAGCCATTGGAGCAGGATGATTATGATGACGAAGAGTGGTGCGAAGATGAGGACGAAGATGCAACCGAATCACCGGATGGAGTTCTGATGGTTACTGATGACAGTACGCTTGTTGACGGTGTTGATTTGGAATCCTCACAGGTTACCACGGAGTCTTCATTGGAGACTGATGAAATGATGCTGAGCGATGCAACTGGGTTTGAAACCGGAGCAACTGACGCTGATACATCGACAGACGTTTCTACAATTGAAGGATCTGGATTTGACTTTGACGTTGACGTACGCGTGGGAGAGGGCTCAGGTGACGATGAAGAAGTAACTACGGAAGCAGTCGACGCCTCTAGCGATGCCTCAAGTGATGCGGAAACAATCGCTTCTTCAGATAGTGTGTCAGATGGTTCAACATTAGAATCGCTGTCATCTCTAAAGGATACCTCAGCAACTAGTACGGAGTCTTCAAGTAAGGATGTCTCTGGCACAACTGTTGCATCTTCTGAAACATCGGGTTCAACTGAAGGTGCTACCGAAAGCAGTAGTATGGGATCCTCTACTGAAGGTGTTTCAGCAACCGGTTCAGCAGATACAACAACCGAAGGCGCTTCTGCCAGCAGTCCATCCGGTACAACTACCGAAAGTTCTAGTCCATCCAGTTCATCCGAAACTACAGATTCTAGTTCAACAACTGAATCTTCTTCATCAACTGAAACATCTGACGCTTCATCAGACGCATCTACTACGGAAGCATCATCAGGAACTACTGCCGGATCAAGTGTTGCATCATCTGAAGGTACCACAGGAGAATCGTCTACCGAAACGTCAACTGACTTATCAACGGATGACGAAGTTATCGAAGATTTCTCAACTGAGAGCTCCACAGTTGCCGCGGAAAGTAGCACCGATGCATCTGATGGCACCGACTCGTCTGACGTTACTGATTCAACAGGAGCCTCTAGCTCAACCCTACAAGGATCAAGTACAGAATCATCCGATGCAACTACAGATACGGAAGAAACCCAATCAACTGGACCAACAGAATCCACCGTTACCGAGGAAACCGTTTCAACGCAAGAGCCATCCAGCACTGAAGCAGTATCAACGGTATCTTCGGTCAGCGATGCATCCGAATCAAGTGAAGCTTCTACTGAAAGTTCAACGGACGTTAGCGATGCGTCGACAGACTCGAGCACCGATGTTGAGAGCAGCACTTTCGACATTTGGGTTCGCGGAGTTGATGGCGATGAGGATGAAAGTAGCACACCGTACACACTTACTTCAATTATTTCGAAGGAGCAGAAACCAAGGAAATGTAAGCCAAGGCCGGCAACGCCACTTTGTGCGAAGTCCAAATTTGGATGTTGTCCAGATGATAAAACCAAAGCAACGGGACCATTCGATGAGGGCTGTCCAGTGCCGGAAACTTGCAAGGAGACCAAACATGGATGTTGTCCGGATGGTGTATCACCGGCAAAGGGTTCCAAAAATAGGGGCTGTCCGAAATCAGAATGCGCTGAGAGTCTGTTTGGATGCTGCCCAGACAAGGTCACTCCATCTGAGGGCAACGACTTTGAGGGATGCCCAGTGGAGACCACTACGGTGGCTGGATGTGTTATTAGCAAACATGGTTGTTGTGCTGATGGAGTTACCGAAGCCAAGGGACCTAATTATAAGGGATGTCCAGGAGTTAAGGAACCCGAAGAAGAGAAGCCCTTGGAACAGCTTACGGAAGTACCTGTGGCTGCTGGATGCGCAGAATCGACTTACGGATGTTGTCCGGATAATGTTACGGCGGCAACCGGACCGAATGAGGAGGGATGTGCTTCATGCGCCAAGGAACCGTTTGGATGCTGTCCGGATGGAAAAACGCCAGCTCATGGTTGGAATAGGGAAGGATGCTGTTTGGAGACGCCGTACGGATGCTGCCCAGATAACATCAACCCTGCGCGAGGCCCAAGCTTGGAAGGTTGCGGATGTGAATATTCACCGTACGGATGCTGTCCAGATAATAAGACGTCGGCTAGAGGACATGACAACGTGGGTTGCGGTTGCCAGTATGCTGAATTCGGTTGTTGTCCGGATAAGGAAACTGATGCTGAGGGTCCTGACTTTGCCGGGTGTCCATGTCACGCGTTCCAATTCGGATGCTGTCCGGATGGAGTAACCGCCGCCAAGGGACCACATAACCATGGATGTCATTGCTCGTACAGTGAGTTCAAGTGTTGCTCGGATGGACAAACACCTGCCCAGGGACCTAACTTTGAGGGTTGCACATGCGCAACCAGCAAATATGGATGTTGTCCGGACGGAGTCAACGAAGCCCAAGGAAGCAAATTTGAAGGTTGTGAACTCGTTCCCGAATCGCCACAGAAGGCATGCGTACTCAAGAAGGACATGGGAACGTGTCATAACTACACCGTCAAGTACTTCTTCGACGTGGAATACGGTGGTTGCGGACGATTCTGGTACGGAGGATGTGACGGAAACAAGAATCGATTCGACACGGCCGAAGACTGCAAAAATGTTTGCGAGATGCCCGAAGGAAAGGACCGATGCCATTTGCCGAAGATTACCGGACCGTGCACTGGGTATTACCCGATGTGGTATTACGATACGGACCGGAATACGTGCGCTCAGTTCACGTACGGCGGATGCTTGGGCAATGCCAACCGGTTCGAGACGCTCGAAGAATGCAAGGGCACCTGCGTTGTGGATGATTCGATGC CACCTTGCGATCAACCAATGGAAGCTGGACCGTGCAATGGAACGTTTGCACGTTGGTACTACGAAAAGGAACGCGACGCTTGCGAACCATTCCTGTATGGAGGCTGCAAGGGCAACAAGAACAACTACCCAACGGAGAGTTCCTGCAACTACCATTGCAAGAAACCTGGAGTTCACAAGC CGAGCTGCACATTGCCAATGGAGGCTGGCAGTTGTGATGGCAAGCTGGCCCGTTGGCATTTTGCCAGGGACGATAATAAATGCATGCCCTTCTACTACACCGGTTGTGGTGGCAATCATAACCAGTTTATCTCGCTGGACCAGTGCGAAGAGCAGTGTCCACCGAAGGTCG AGAAAGACGTATGCTTCCTGCCGGCCGAAATTGGCGAATGTCAGAACTACACTGCCCACTGGTACTTCGATACGAAAGAGTCCCGTTGCCGACAGTTCTACTACGGTGGATGCGGCGGCAatggaaacaactttgccgatgaaGACGCTTGTGTCAACCGATGTGTCCAGGGTGGCGAAAAAGCGCCTGAGCCTGTTCAACCAGATCAACCCCCTCATAGGGAACATTTCGACAGCAGGCAATGCTTCCTCGAGGTGGACTCCGGCGATCGCAGCTGCCAGAACTACGAACGTCGGTACCACTATGATCGCAGTGCGGGAATCTGTATGGAATTCACGTACACCGGATGCGGAGGAAATCAGAACAACTTCGAACGATATGACGAATGCGAGAGTTCTTGCGGAAGTGTTGAAGATGCTTGTACTCTGCGACCGTTCTACGGACGGTGCGACGAGAATGAGACTCGGTGGTACTACGATCAGCGCAGCCAACGGTGCCACACATTCACGTTCAGTGGATGTCAAGGCAATGCCAATAACTTCTACACAGAACAGGATTGCGAACGGCAATGTAGGACTGAACCGGCTCCAGCACCAGAACAGGAACGAGAACCGGAACGTCAGCCGGAGCGCCCAGCACAGCCGACCGCAAGTGTTTGCGACGAACCTTACGAATACGGCACCGGCGATAATCCAGTTATCGTACACGTTTACAACAAGGAACGAGCATCGTGCGAACAGAATTACTACAGCGGAGAAGGTGGTAATGGGAACCGGTTCGACTCGCAGGAACAGTGCGAACGGCAATGTGGAGAGTACCGAGGAGTCG ATGTATGTCAAGACGCCAAGGATTCCGGACCATGCGGAGAAACCATTCCGAGGTATTACTACGATACACGAACGCGGGCGTGCCATCCGTTCAACTATAGCGGCTGCGAAGGCAATGGAAACCGATTTGCAACGGCTCAAGAGTGCGAATCGACCTGCGAGGACAAACATG TTGAAAACGAAGTCGACCCTTGCGAGAGCTACAACGAAGAGTGCCGGCAGATCCATTGTCCGTACGGTATTGCCCGGTCGTACGATCCGACCAACGACTGTGAACGGTGCTCCTGCGAAGAACCTTGCGCCGCCGTGCGATGCCCAGCCGGAACGGAATGTGCCGTGGATCTACAAAGTGACTATCGGGACGGAGCCACGTTTGTGGCCATATGTCGACCAACTAGCAAGGAAGGCGAATGTCCTCGGCTGGCTAATGCAACGGTTTGCCAGGATGCTTGCCGAACGGATGCCGACTGTCGCAGCGATAACAAGTGTTGTCAAGCTGGATGCGCTACGGTATGTGTCCCGCCTGTAGAACCGCCGGCACGTCCGGAGCCGTCCTATCCCACTGGAGAACCTGCGGCTCCTGGATTGGAAACAGTGCCCGAGGAAGATTTGGACATCAAATCGGAAGAGGGAGGCGTTGCAACACTGCGGTGCTACGCCACCGGCTTCCCACCACCTTCGATCCGTTGGAAGAAGGGAGAAGTTGTC CTGAATACCAACCAAGGACGATTCGTGCTGACTTCGAGCGGAGATCTACAGATTGTTCAGCTGCATCGCACCGACAGTGGAACGTATGTGTGCATTGCCGACAATGGCGTCGGAGAGCCAGTATTCAGAGAAGTTAAACTCCAGGTCAACG ACCCTGTCCCGAGGGATGCATACATCGTGGGTGACAGCAACGCTACTGAGGTGGTGGAACTGAATGAACCGGCGACGCTGCGCTGCCCGGCCGGTGGCTATCCGAAACCGATCGTAACCTGGTGGAGGGAAACCTTCATGATGCCAATCAAGCTAATCAATCGTGACTACTCGCTTCAATTCACCCGCGTGCGACTATCCGACCTTGGTTCCTATGTGTGTCAGGCTTACTCCGGCGCCGGTAAGGGTATTTCCCGAACCGTTACGTTGAAGGCCTACGGTCCTGTCCACATTCCCGATCCGGTAGATGAGAAATATCTCCGGTACATTGTTCATACCCGTCCTACTCACGCTCCTACCTACAGACCTGTGCCTCCTCAGTATCCTCGCCCGACCCCACCGGTAGTCCACACGCCTCCTCCTCCGCCAGTGTATGTCCCAGATCCAG CGCCGGTATCGGCCCGTCAGGAACTCCCGTACGGAACCCAGTTCGCCCCGAACAGTAACATCACCATCGGCTGCAAGGTCGATGGCTACCCAAGGCCGACGGTGAATTGGTTCAAGGATGGCCGTATCATGGAACCCACCAACCGGGTCTTCATCGCGGACGACCACACGCTGCACGTGTTCGGCGCCCTCCCGTCGGATTCCGGCTCGTACAAATGTCTCGCGCGGAACGAACACTCCGAAGCGTTCGAGGAGAACAACATCCGGGTGGAAG GTGTCTACATCCCGGCAGGCTGCACCGACAACCCATTCCTGGCCAAGTGCTCCCTGATCGTAGAGGCTCGCTTCTGCAACCACAAGTACTACGCGCGGTTCTGCTGTAAATCTTGTACGCTAGCGGGACAGCTACGCCACTGA